A DNA window from Geovibrio ferrireducens contains the following coding sequences:
- a CDS encoding CsgG/HfaB family protein, with protein sequence MKKILLLALALFIFGCGAKTNVEKVNYSKNFSPSIMSRVAVLDFTVVNGLRYDSSNIADRFTAELVGSELFTVVDRKDVDKVMKEVGYQFKNSEIGTLDDKTVQKLQQIGADTLLTGKLISFNQDFKGRERVYSEAHLTAKLIRIETGEVVWSAEILKSSKPDKIRKEAAHPEELLSDIIKTMCVPLKTENKFRRIIKM encoded by the coding sequence ATGAAAAAAATCCTTCTGCTTGCTCTTGCTTTGTTCATTTTCGGATGCGGGGCAAAAACCAATGTTGAGAAAGTCAACTATTCAAAAAACTTTTCCCCGTCGATTATGAGCAGGGTTGCCGTGCTTGATTTTACGGTTGTTAACGGTCTGAGGTATGACTCATCAAACATAGCTGACAGGTTCACTGCGGAGCTTGTGGGCTCCGAGCTTTTCACCGTTGTGGACAGAAAAGATGTGGACAAGGTTATGAAAGAGGTGGGTTACCAGTTTAAAAATTCCGAGATAGGCACTCTGGATGATAAAACAGTCCAGAAACTCCAGCAGATCGGAGCCGACACTCTCCTCACAGGAAAGCTTATATCATTTAATCAGGACTTTAAGGGGCGGGAAAGGGTGTACTCCGAAGCCCACCTCACCGCAAAGCTCATCAGAATAGAAACAGGCGAGGTGGTCTGGTCGGCGGAGATTCTGAAAAGCTCCAAACCGGACAAGATCCGCAAGGAAGCCGCCCATCCGGAGGAGCTTCTTTCCGACATAATAAAAACCATGTGCGTACCGCTGAAAACAGAGAATAAATTCAGACGTATTATTAAGATGTAG
- a CDS encoding RnfABCDGE type electron transport complex subunit B, giving the protein MTSAILTMLSTGFVAGFGLMIASKKFHVEKDPRIEQVVNLLPAANCGGCGFPGCGALAESIVKGKSAPNSCPVLGAESAAEIAALLGIELGSSVRKVARVRCKGGRAEAPEKYDYYGPRDCHSVNLLSGGNKLCSYGCLGEGSCVKACGFDAMYMDENRLPVIVEEKCTSCGMCVKACPRSIITIIEQDKPFVVTCMSKDKGGDVKKACSVGCIGCKLCVKNCPVTAIQVENFLAVIDPDICINCGKCEEVCPTKAIKKF; this is encoded by the coding sequence ATGACATCAGCAATACTGACAATGCTTTCGACCGGATTTGTTGCCGGTTTCGGGCTTATGATAGCTTCAAAGAAGTTCCACGTTGAAAAAGACCCCCGCATTGAGCAGGTGGTTAACCTGCTCCCCGCGGCAAACTGCGGCGGCTGCGGATTTCCCGGCTGCGGCGCTTTGGCTGAATCCATAGTTAAGGGCAAGTCCGCCCCGAACTCCTGCCCGGTTCTCGGCGCTGAAAGTGCTGCGGAGATAGCCGCCCTTCTGGGGATTGAGCTTGGCTCAAGTGTGCGGAAGGTCGCCAGAGTCCGCTGCAAAGGCGGCCGGGCGGAAGCTCCTGAAAAATATGATTACTACGGCCCCCGTGACTGTCACAGTGTAAATCTGCTTTCGGGCGGAAACAAACTCTGCTCATACGGATGTCTGGGTGAGGGAAGCTGTGTTAAGGCCTGCGGGTTTGATGCCATGTATATGGACGAAAACCGTCTGCCGGTTATAGTAGAGGAAAAATGCACCTCCTGCGGTATGTGTGTAAAGGCATGCCCCAGAAGCATAATAACCATTATCGAGCAGGACAAGCCGTTTGTAGTTACCTGCATGTCAAAAGACAAGGGCGGGGACGTTAAAAAAGCCTGTTCTGTGGGCTGCATAGGCTGTAAACTCTGCGTTAAAAACTGCCCTGTGACTGCTATCCAGGTGGAGAACTTCCTTGCCGTGATAGACCCTGACATCTGCATAAACTGCGGAAAGTGTGAGGAAGTCTGCCCCACGAAGGCGATAAAAAAGTTTTAA
- a CDS encoding STAS domain-containing protein, with translation MAFSREIKDFSGKTVEVLYPLHEIDSYNGEEMKTFIIEHDSYDAVIVNFSRVNYLNSSGLRELIQILKFLKERGKLLFLTNLSEEINKIFDSTNLHRLFSIHPTDETAGTILEG, from the coding sequence ATGGCGTTCAGCAGAGAAATTAAGGATTTTAGCGGAAAAACGGTGGAAGTGTTGTACCCTCTCCACGAAATTGACTCTTATAACGGGGAGGAAATGAAAACCTTCATCATCGAACATGATTCGTATGATGCCGTTATAGTCAATTTTTCCAGAGTAAACTACCTTAACAGTTCAGGGCTGCGTGAGCTGATTCAGATATTAAAATTTCTGAAAGAAAGGGGAAAGCTTCTTTTCCTCACCAACCTAAGCGAAGAGATTAATAAAATTTTCGACAGTACCAACCTGCACAGACTTTTCAGCATCCATCCCACGGACGAAACAGCAGGTACTATTCTGGAAGGCTGA
- a CDS encoding flagellar brake protein: MEKYTNVDKFLIINQKIILDVKFGEYPGVFDSRIEDIKNKSIYITMPSQKGFPVPLAVGVSVNVSYVGDGGRFSFQSKVLSRLKEQIPMLELEKPSVVFRKELREFFRINTGAKVKILASYEDGRGNPVDDVFDAYVQDISGGGMRVTAGYRLEHGQEVEIYFGDMVPELKSARAAVMRSVAHEDQRYEAGLKFLGMNTVDRDKVIKYVFKRQLELRKLIG; encoded by the coding sequence GTGGAAAAATATACAAATGTTGACAAATTTCTGATAATAAATCAGAAAATTATTCTGGACGTAAAGTTTGGGGAGTATCCCGGCGTGTTTGACTCCCGCATTGAGGATATTAAGAATAAAAGTATATATATAACCATGCCCAGCCAAAAAGGTTTTCCTGTGCCTTTGGCAGTCGGGGTCAGTGTAAATGTTTCATACGTCGGCGACGGCGGCCGTTTCAGCTTTCAGTCCAAGGTGCTGTCAAGGCTTAAGGAACAGATCCCCATGCTTGAGTTAGAGAAACCCTCGGTTGTTTTCAGGAAGGAACTGCGAGAGTTTTTCAGGATAAACACAGGAGCCAAGGTGAAAATCCTCGCTTCATATGAGGATGGCAGGGGCAATCCCGTTGATGATGTATTTGATGCTTACGTGCAGGATATATCAGGAGGCGGAATGAGGGTTACTGCCGGATACAGGCTTGAACACGGGCAGGAAGTTGAGATATACTTCGGTGATATGGTTCCTGAACTTAAATCTGCAAGAGCAGCTGTAATGCGCAGTGTGGCTCATGAGGACCAGAGATATGAGGCCGGGCTTAAGTTCCTCGGAATGAACACTGTTGACAGAGATAAAGTAATTAAATATGTTTTTAAAAGACAGCTCGAACTGAGAAAACTCATAGGCTAG
- the bcp gene encoding thioredoxin-dependent thiol peroxidase — MAELKAGDPAPDFSLEGDDGRSYSLSDFSGEKIVLYFYPKDNTPGCTTEAREFTALAKEYAEEGYRIIGVSPDSAASHKKFKEKYELEILLLSDPDKACAGAFGAYGEKKNYGVKYMGIIRSTFVIDTDGTVLKAFKNVRAKGHAEKVLCELR; from the coding sequence ATGGCTGAACTCAAAGCGGGTGATCCCGCCCCGGATTTTTCTCTGGAAGGTGATGACGGCAGGTCTTATTCACTCTCTGATTTCAGCGGAGAAAAAATCGTTCTCTATTTCTACCCCAAGGACAACACTCCGGGCTGCACAACGGAAGCCCGCGAATTTACCGCGCTTGCTAAGGAATACGCCGAAGAAGGCTACAGGATAATCGGTGTCAGTCCGGACAGCGCAGCCAGCCACAAGAAATTCAAGGAAAAATATGAGCTTGAGATTCTGCTCCTCTCCGATCCGGATAAAGCGTGCGCCGGGGCTTTCGGCGCATACGGTGAAAAGAAGAACTACGGTGTGAAATATATGGGTATAATCCGTTCCACCTTCGTCATAGATACTGACGGAACAGTGCTTAAGGCGTTTAAAAACGTCAGGGCAAAAGGGCACGCGGAAAAAGTGCTGTGTGAACTGAGATGA
- the pyrE gene encoding orotate phosphoribosyltransferase, which produces MTNEQILEVFNKHNALLEGHFLLSSGLHSDKYLQCALIMQYPAIAERLINDLVLQTYHLEFTTVVSPAIGGIRFGYEFARQLRKRSLFTERVDDVVQFRRGFVMKPNEKVVIAEDVVTTGKSTKECMKAVRDAGGDIQAVVSLVDRSSGEAQFDVPFISLLQIDVHTYDPADCPLCRQGTPAIKPGSRNFKA; this is translated from the coding sequence ATGACAAACGAACAGATTCTGGAAGTATTCAACAAGCACAACGCACTCCTTGAAGGGCATTTTCTGCTCTCCTCCGGCCTCCACAGCGACAAGTATCTCCAGTGCGCGCTGATCATGCAGTATCCGGCAATAGCCGAAAGACTCATTAACGATCTCGTGCTCCAGACCTATCATCTGGAATTTACCACGGTGGTAAGCCCCGCCATAGGCGGCATACGCTTCGGTTATGAATTTGCCAGACAGCTCAGGAAGCGTTCTCTTTTCACTGAAAGGGTGGATGATGTCGTGCAGTTCCGCAGGGGATTCGTCATGAAGCCGAATGAAAAGGTTGTTATAGCAGAAGATGTTGTAACCACAGGTAAATCCACAAAAGAATGCATGAAGGCTGTCCGTGATGCCGGCGGGGATATTCAGGCTGTTGTGAGCCTTGTTGACAGAAGCAGCGGCGAAGCCCAGTTTGATGTTCCGTTCATTTCGCTTCTCCAGATAGATGTTCATACATACGACCCTGCGGACTGTCCCCTGTGCAGACAGGGAACTCCTGCCATAAAACCCGGCAGCAGGAACTTCAAGGCTTAA
- a CDS encoding RnfABCDGE type electron transport complex subunit D encodes MADNKFLVSFSPHTRDPLTTDKVMMLVVLALVPSILVSFYVYGFYAVKTYALTVIFCLGLEALFLKIRKLPVTVRDNSALVTAILLAMNMPPSPPWWLVLAGSFVAIVISKQVFGGLGQNPFNPALVGRVFLLIAWPAEMTSWIEASTLKSGFMFDAVSTATPLGQIKSEIISSGHIVSTGMADVTDLFLGTVSGCLGGDSAIAVLIGGLFLIWKRIIKWHIPFTYLATVFVLTGLYWLISPEKTLNPVQHLLAGGLMLGAFFMATDYVTCPMTIKGQVLFGFGCGLLTVVIRLFGGYPEGVAFSILIMNAVTPLIDNYMRPASFGEVKS; translated from the coding sequence ATGGCTGACAATAAATTTCTGGTTTCCTTTTCCCCCCATACAAGAGACCCGCTGACAACCGACAAGGTTATGATGCTGGTGGTGCTGGCGCTTGTGCCCAGCATACTTGTTTCCTTTTATGTATACGGCTTTTACGCGGTTAAAACCTACGCTCTGACGGTTATATTCTGTCTGGGGCTTGAGGCTCTTTTCCTTAAAATACGCAAACTCCCCGTCACAGTGAGGGACAACAGCGCACTGGTCACGGCAATTTTGCTTGCCATGAACATGCCCCCCTCGCCGCCTTGGTGGCTTGTGCTTGCGGGCAGCTTTGTGGCGATAGTTATCTCCAAGCAGGTTTTCGGCGGACTGGGGCAGAACCCGTTCAACCCGGCGCTTGTGGGCAGGGTCTTCCTGCTTATCGCATGGCCTGCTGAGATGACCTCATGGATTGAGGCCTCCACACTGAAAAGCGGTTTTATGTTCGATGCCGTAAGCACTGCCACTCCTCTGGGGCAGATAAAATCCGAGATCATAAGCAGCGGGCACATAGTCTCCACCGGAATGGCGGATGTTACGGATCTTTTCCTCGGAACAGTCAGCGGCTGTCTCGGCGGCGATTCCGCAATTGCTGTTCTCATAGGCGGGCTTTTCCTCATCTGGAAGCGCATAATAAAATGGCATATACCTTTTACATATCTGGCAACTGTTTTTGTACTCACAGGGCTTTACTGGCTCATATCCCCTGAGAAAACGCTCAACCCAGTTCAGCACCTTCTGGCGGGCGGGCTTATGCTCGGCGCTTTCTTCATGGCCACTGATTACGTAACCTGCCCCATGACCATTAAGGGTCAGGTGCTTTTCGGCTTCGGCTGCGGGCTTCTCACTGTTGTGATAAGGCTTTTCGGCGGTTATCCGGAGGGTGTGGCGTTCTCAATCCTTATCATGAACGCTGTAACGCCCCTCATAGATAACTACATGCGTCCCGCAAGCTTCGGCGAGGTGAAGTCATGA
- the rlmN gene encoding 23S rRNA (adenine(2503)-C(2))-methyltransferase RlmN encodes MPQINTDLIMLDSMSKETMREYFAEIGFEKFRADQIFDWIHNKRVLDFEQMTNLSKKLREKLTAECGFTQFEVIKEQRSMQDDSMKLLFRLSDGNMIEAVTLRDFDRATGCISTQVGCRMGCVFCSTAKMGFIRNLTVGEILLQVRTMDNMLRAEGRRLTNLVFMGMGEPLDNLENLLPAITVLLDDNGYGFSYRRITVSTSGLTDKLPKLFELDKPVNLAVSINAPTQAKREKIMPISRKFPLDELMRVVRSLPVSKHKMIMIEYVLLKGFNDSEEDARAFAKLIRGMPVKVNLIAYNNSKDGEFRSSGEKETLKFQQYLIQERIGTFIRKSLGSDIDGACGQLYAKTAKEKGDDNG; translated from the coding sequence ATGCCGCAAATCAATACTGACTTAATAATGCTGGACTCTATGTCCAAAGAGACGATGCGCGAATATTTCGCGGAGATCGGCTTTGAAAAATTCCGTGCCGATCAGATTTTCGACTGGATTCATAATAAGCGTGTGCTCGATTTTGAGCAGATGACGAACCTCTCAAAAAAGCTCCGTGAAAAACTCACAGCCGAATGCGGGTTCACTCAGTTTGAGGTGATAAAAGAGCAGCGCTCCATGCAGGACGACTCCATGAAGCTCCTCTTCCGCCTTAGTGACGGAAACATGATTGAGGCTGTAACCCTGCGCGATTTTGACCGTGCCACAGGCTGTATATCCACTCAGGTTGGCTGCCGCATGGGGTGTGTCTTCTGCTCCACGGCGAAGATGGGCTTCATCCGCAACCTCACTGTGGGGGAAATACTCCTTCAGGTACGCACCATGGACAACATGCTCCGTGCTGAGGGGCGCAGGCTGACCAACCTTGTTTTCATGGGGATGGGCGAACCGCTGGACAACCTTGAAAACCTTCTGCCTGCGATTACTGTTCTGCTGGATGATAACGGCTACGGCTTTTCATACCGCAGGATAACAGTGTCCACCTCCGGTCTCACCGATAAGCTGCCGAAGCTTTTCGAGCTTGATAAGCCTGTGAATCTTGCCGTTTCCATCAATGCGCCTACTCAGGCGAAGAGGGAGAAGATAATGCCCATTTCCAGAAAGTTCCCTCTGGATGAGCTTATGCGTGTGGTGAGGTCACTTCCTGTCAGCAAGCACAAAATGATAATGATAGAGTATGTTCTTCTCAAAGGGTTTAATGACTCCGAGGAGGATGCCAGAGCCTTTGCAAAGCTTATCAGAGGCATGCCTGTAAAGGTAAACCTCATCGCATACAACAACTCCAAGGACGGTGAGTTCAGAAGCTCCGGGGAAAAAGAAACTTTAAAATTCCAGCAATATCTGATACAAGAGAGGATCGGTACTTTTATCAGAAAGAGCCTCGGAAGCGACATTGACGGAGCCTGCGGGCAGCTTTACGCCAAAACGGCAAAGGAAAAAGGTGATGACAATGGCTGA
- the pyrF gene encoding orotidine-5'-phosphate decarboxylase: MKPEIITALDYSDIKPVKEIVRRIGSAVSWYKVGLELFVSHGQEALEFLKSENKNIFLDLKFHDIPNTVAGAMHSSLKYGVDMVNVHAQGGVEMMKTAADSMREECARRGVKAPLVIAVTLLTSLDEKYLEKYNIGFSSSADYVLHLAKTVQEAGLDGVVSSARETGIIKTALGADFITVTPGIRPLDSSADDQKRVVTPADAKKLGTDYIVVGRPITKAEDPYLAAVRISEEMR, encoded by the coding sequence GTGAAACCGGAGATTATTACAGCGCTGGACTACAGCGATATTAAACCAGTTAAAGAGATAGTCAGAAGGATAGGCAGCGCCGTAAGCTGGTATAAGGTAGGGCTGGAGCTTTTTGTTTCACACGGGCAGGAAGCGCTTGAGTTTCTTAAGAGTGAGAACAAAAACATCTTCCTTGATCTCAAGTTTCATGACATCCCGAATACCGTTGCAGGTGCGATGCACTCCTCCCTGAAATACGGCGTGGATATGGTGAATGTGCATGCGCAGGGCGGAGTTGAGATGATGAAAACCGCCGCTGATTCCATGAGAGAGGAATGTGCCAGGAGAGGCGTGAAGGCTCCTCTTGTGATCGCTGTAACTCTCCTGACCAGTCTGGATGAAAAATACCTCGAAAAATACAATATAGGTTTCAGCAGTTCCGCTGATTATGTTCTGCATCTGGCAAAAACAGTGCAGGAAGCGGGGCTTGACGGAGTTGTCTCCTCCGCAAGGGAAACCGGAATAATAAAAACAGCTCTGGGGGCAGATTTCATAACTGTCACACCGGGTATAAGACCTCTTGATTCTTCTGCGGACGATCAGAAAAGGGTGGTAACCCCTGCTGATGCGAAAAAACTAGGTACAGACTATATTGTGGTCGGCAGACCCATAACCAAAGCGGAAGATCCGTATCTTGCCGCAGTCAGAATAAGTGAGGAAATGAGATAA
- a CDS encoding polyprenyl synthetase family protein gives MNDFNLKGYVGFWAERVEKFFESYMVPADIHASGLLKSMNYSLSAGGKRMRPAVIFSSFGIFDNYFDKVTPYAAAVEVLHTYSLIHDDLPAMDNDDFRRGKPTNHKVFGEATAILAGDALLTKAFEIMLNKEINPDIEAPLMAEAAFKLALAAGDKGMVGGQFADMQAERTDPEAETVDYIHMHKTASLIAYCAELGAILGYGEDIDKANMKAYGRKIGLAFQVVDDVLDVTSTSEELGKSIGKDEAEGKATYAALYGVERSMKIASELTAEAIAIVEPYGKAARPCIEIAKYVLERKN, from the coding sequence ATGAATGATTTCAACCTGAAAGGCTATGTTGGCTTCTGGGCGGAGCGTGTTGAAAAATTTTTCGAAAGCTATATGGTTCCCGCTGATATTCATGCGTCAGGACTTCTGAAATCCATGAACTACAGCCTGTCCGCAGGGGGCAAGCGTATGCGCCCCGCGGTGATATTTTCATCCTTCGGCATATTCGACAACTATTTTGATAAAGTAACCCCGTACGCCGCTGCTGTTGAGGTTCTGCATACCTACTCCCTCATTCATGACGATCTTCCCGCTATGGATAATGACGATTTCCGCAGGGGCAAGCCCACTAACCATAAGGTTTTCGGTGAGGCTACGGCAATTCTTGCCGGAGATGCGCTGCTTACCAAGGCGTTTGAGATAATGCTGAATAAAGAGATCAATCCCGATATTGAAGCCCCGCTTATGGCGGAAGCAGCCTTTAAACTGGCACTAGCCGCGGGTGACAAGGGGATGGTGGGCGGCCAGTTTGCCGATATGCAGGCAGAAAGAACAGACCCGGAGGCTGAAACCGTGGACTATATCCACATGCACAAAACAGCAAGCCTCATTGCCTACTGCGCAGAGCTTGGCGCTATACTCGGCTACGGGGAAGATATAGACAAAGCGAACATGAAAGCCTACGGCAGGAAAATAGGGCTGGCCTTTCAGGTGGTGGACGATGTGCTTGATGTCACCTCCACGTCCGAGGAACTGGGCAAATCCATAGGCAAGGACGAGGCAGAGGGCAAGGCGACATACGCTGCCCTTTACGGGGTTGAAAGGTCGATGAAAATCGCCTCCGAACTCACAGCGGAGGCAATAGCCATAGTAGAGCCTTACGGCAAGGCTGCAAGGCCGTGCATAGAGA
- the rsxE gene encoding electron transport complex subunit RsxE — protein MRLSSLTDGIFKNNAVLKQVLGLCPALAVTTSAVNGIAMGLATTAVLIGSNSVVSMIKSVIPAKVRIPAFIVIIASFVTVVDLMMNAFVHDLHKVLGLFIPLIVVNCVVLGRAESFASKNGVGDSFLDAVGTGLGFTFALFLLGAVREVLGNGSFFGLGLFPEGFSPAILMILPPGAFIVLGFILAGNNWIEERKRAKAGRAVTNG, from the coding sequence ATGAGACTTTCCAGCCTTACAGACGGCATATTTAAGAACAACGCCGTTCTCAAACAGGTTCTGGGGCTTTGTCCTGCCCTCGCGGTGACAACCTCCGCTGTGAACGGAATAGCCATGGGGCTTGCCACAACGGCAGTCCTTATCGGTTCAAACTCGGTTGTTTCGATGATAAAAAGCGTTATCCCCGCTAAGGTGCGTATTCCGGCTTTCATCGTTATCATCGCCAGCTTTGTTACGGTGGTTGATCTGATGATGAACGCCTTTGTGCATGACCTTCATAAGGTTCTGGGGCTTTTCATTCCTTTGATAGTTGTTAACTGCGTGGTTCTGGGCAGGGCGGAAAGCTTCGCCTCCAAAAACGGCGTGGGCGATTCCTTCCTTGATGCTGTGGGAACCGGACTGGGCTTTACTTTTGCCCTGTTTCTCCTCGGTGCGGTGAGAGAGGTTCTCGGCAACGGCTCCTTCTTCGGTCTCGGTCTGTTCCCCGAAGGGTTCAGCCCGGCGATACTGATGATTCTGCCTCCGGGCGCATTCATCGTTCTCGGCTTCATACTGGCCGGAAACAACTGGATAGAGGAAAGAAAGCGCGCGAAAGCGGGCAGGGCGGTGACAAATGGCTGA
- the rsxA gene encoding electron transport complex subunit RsxA, with translation MAELALVFVGAVLVNNFVLSRFLGICPFFGVSRQVDTAIGMSLAVTFVMAVAGVITWIIQYTVLDKFGIGYLQTIVFILVIASLVQFVEMVIEKTSPDLYKSLGIFLPLITTNCAILGAAIINIQSGFGFVTMLVFTIGSALGFGLALVLFAGLRERTELSDIPYLFKGVPIAFITAGILALAFMGFSGLVK, from the coding sequence ATGGCTGAGCTTGCTCTGGTATTTGTCGGGGCGGTACTGGTTAACAACTTCGTTCTCAGCCGCTTCCTCGGAATATGCCCGTTCTTCGGCGTTTCAAGGCAGGTAGACACTGCAATAGGCATGAGCCTTGCCGTTACCTTCGTAATGGCAGTGGCAGGTGTGATAACATGGATTATACAGTACACAGTGCTGGATAAATTCGGCATAGGCTACCTCCAGACAATAGTTTTCATACTGGTGATCGCATCTCTGGTGCAGTTCGTTGAGATGGTTATAGAGAAGACTTCGCCTGATCTCTACAAGAGCCTCGGCATCTTCCTCCCGCTCATCACAACTAACTGCGCAATTCTCGGTGCTGCGATCATTAACATACAGTCAGGCTTCGGCTTTGTGACAATGCTTGTGTTCACCATCGGCTCCGCTCTGGGGTTCGGGCTTGCTCTTGTGCTTTTCGCCGGACTCAGGGAGAGAACAGAGCTCTCAGACATTCCGTACCTGTTCAAAGGAGTGCCCATAGCCTTCATAACGGCGGGAATCCTTGCGCTTGCCTTCATGGGCTTCAGCGGACTGGTTAAGTAG
- the xseB gene encoding exodeoxyribonuclease VII small subunit, which produces MKETGAFETKLKRLEEIVEKLENSELDIETTLALFQEGMQLGRESRKMLDEIEIKVNKVLSADSEGNIRTEPADE; this is translated from the coding sequence ATGAAAGAGACAGGCGCTTTTGAAACCAAGCTGAAAAGGCTTGAGGAAATAGTGGAAAAGCTTGAGAACTCTGAGCTTGATATAGAAACCACGCTGGCTCTCTTTCAGGAAGGGATGCAGCTTGGCAGGGAATCGCGCAAAATGCTTGATGAAATAGAGATAAAGGTCAACAAGGTTCTCAGCGCTGACAGCGAAGGGAACATCCGCACGGAGCCCGCCGATGAATGA
- a CDS encoding RnfABCDGE type electron transport complex subunit G, which translates to MNRNSVMMVVVLTVIAGISALILAFVYDFTKDRIAEEYRKDFLKGLTVVLPEFDNEPDKEAVEVDGRMLYPAKMGGELLAYAVQSVSPKGYSGDIVVLMGVDLEGKVTGIEILKHAETPGLGNKIEFPEFRDSFKGLSKNDNIAVKKDGGNIEQFSGATISPRAVCEAVTAGLAFMDKALAEVKK; encoded by the coding sequence ATGAACCGTAACTCAGTTATGATGGTTGTGGTGCTCACTGTAATCGCAGGGATTTCCGCTCTCATACTCGCCTTTGTCTATGATTTCACAAAGGACCGCATAGCGGAGGAATACAGGAAAGACTTCCTCAAGGGGCTTACTGTTGTTCTGCCTGAGTTTGACAATGAGCCTGACAAAGAGGCAGTGGAAGTGGACGGCAGAATGCTTTATCCGGCTAAAATGGGCGGTGAGCTTCTGGCATACGCAGTGCAGAGTGTTTCGCCCAAGGGCTACAGCGGCGACATAGTCGTGCTGATGGGTGTGGATCTTGAAGGCAAGGTCACGGGCATTGAGATCCTGAAACATGCTGAAACCCCCGGACTCGGCAACAAGATAGAGTTTCCGGAGTTCAGGGACAGCTTTAAGGGACTCAGTAAAAATGATAACATCGCCGTTAAGAAAGACGGCGGCAACATAGAGCAGTTCAGCGGGGCGACTATTTCACCGCGCGCTGTCTGCGAAGCTGTTACGGCGGGACTCGCCTTTATGGACAAAGCGCTTGCGGAGGTGAAAAAATGA